The segment GTAGGCAACACTTGCAAAAACAGTGAATCCGATGCGGTCATCATAAACTAACTTCCTTTCAGCCCACCGGAGACGAATTCAGTGCAAGCTTGAAGGCCGCTTCGGCTGCCTTAGAACCTCATATCAAGAGCTTCGAAGAACTTTTAACATCCATCAACGACGAACACCGCCGACTCGCCGCCGTTGAGCAAAGCCTCAGACTTACAAAGGACGAGCAAGCAAAGGACCAGGAAAAAGCCCAAGACGCGCTCAAGGACGTAGAGAAATCAATCACAACCGAGAACAAGATGCTCAGGGACCTGGAAGATCTCTACAACAAATATCCTGGGGACAACGAACTTCGCACGTTCCTGGATAAACGAAAAAGAACGGTTCTCGAACATGGAGAGGTATATACCGTAGTCAAAAGCCAACTTGACAAGAGTACTGCTGGACTTTTCAAAACCGACAGCAAGATTGCGTTGGTTACCAAGAGGATTGGGCAGCTTGACGCTGAGAAGGCCGAGGTCATGAAAGAGAAGATAGGGATTGACACGGCGGCGAAACGATTGATGTTTATGTCTCGTTTTATGGAACCCGGCTGGCAAGCTAGACTAGCTATGGTTGAGGAGGCTTTGGGGGAAGATGTTATGCGGTCTGCATTTTGATGGGGGTTTCATTGTTGTGAGTGGTGGTTGAAGTTGTAATATAGGGATATCAACTTTGTTAAGCGTGGCGTTGGTGTGGAGGGGATACCTTTAGTTTATTGGGACAAGTAACgtattaaaagaaaaatatcgAGATTACATGAACTTGCTATCATGACCTAAAGGTTAAAAGTACTTCATGCAAAAGACTAGGCATTGAGTGCTATTACGCTGAACTCATGTTAGAGCCATGATATATTTATGAGATGGTTCTTGAAGAACTGACACTCCAGTCAATACCTAGTTATGAAAGAAGATGCAAGCCACTAACTCTAACGTCAGTCTGCCAACAAGATAACAAACAACACTATCTGCAGTCAATAGACTGTCACTAGTGTCTTGACGCCATGAATAAGTTTTGAGTAATACGAGATCAAGTCCTTTAGGAAGATGCAAGTGGGCGGGATATTCTAAGCTTTGAAAGGCTTGTCTTGCTTAGTCCTTGGCTACTCACCCTACAACTCTTCCTCGATACTTTCATCATCCGCATCAATCCCTTCCGGCTGCTTCCACCTGCTTCCATCTGCTTCGTGATATCCAGAGCTATACCGTTCCAAAACGCGCATGTGTTTGCCGTGTTCTGCTCATCCTTGACCAGCATCCAATGCACATTCTTCTCGGCTGGAACTGTACTGCTCACATTTACCTTCATCAAATTGTGGAACGCATTACCTCCTCTACCAACAACCGGCCACTTGGTCTCGTCCATTGTGCTGCTGACAGCAAATCATGCAAAATACTTCAAAAATTCAGGCTGGTGATCATTTCCCAGCCTCAAACTTAGTCATCCCAGTGGCGTTCAGCAAAGGTATGCTCAACAACACTGCCTTGGTCATAAATAGTGGGATTAAATCTTACACGTGATAAGCTAGCTTGTCGTTGGGGAAGCCATAGTACGTCGCATACGTCTTCTCAGTGCAAGAGTCTATGAGATCTCGGGTGTTGTATGTGAAGGACGCATCGGGGATGATGTATCTTAGGCATAGGTTGTAATCGCCACCGTAGCTCTTCTCGCAGTCATAGTGTTTACCAATCTGGTCTCGCAGTGGTTCCAAGCTTTGTCTTGGGAGGAAAGTCTCGAGGAATCTGTTGAATGACGTTTGGCAGTACGTCACGGTAATATCGAGAAACATTCCGAGTTAGCTCTTGTTGGAAACTTCGGgaatcccccttcccttcaggattcagactaacagtctgaaagtcctaaAGTTAGAatcctagatgaaatcatctagagatataaacccgagaagaactctcatctcaacaattAAAAACCAAGTTTcataaaaatatatatattcacCCAACACTACTGtgcaatataaacaacaacTGGTGGAGGCTGCTTTTGGAAGATGCTTGAATAGACATACTGAGAAGGTAAGATATTCAGGGAAAAGACTGGTACAAATGGTAGGTGCTGAATCGATAGTTAAAAATAAGAGTCACGGTAGCCAACAAGAGATGATAATTGAAGTCAGCTAGCTATTTAATACAATACaagtctattacgcccggtaggACAACGCCCAAAGGGCTCTGAAGCTAAAGATACATACAATTCGCTAGCTATTGCCTTGCTCTCGCCAAGCCCATACAATTCTCACCTTGTTCCTTCCAGTCTAGCCATTGCTTTCCTTCTTAGTCCTCGTGATTGTTAGTAGTAGCaggtcaacttgaagccTAATccctccaagtgttcagtttcctatcttcggcAGCTGAAGCGGTGCCTGCTGTTGACTATTTGAGGGCATCGTGGGTTATAGGTTAGTGTTGATAAAATGTTGCTAGGTGAGTGGTGTTCCTGTCATCTCTGTTCTAGGCGACCTGTAGCGATCGCGAATCTGATTGTGGCTCGTACTGCGTCCATGTTTGGCGTCCATTCCTGACCGTCTGATGCTGCCTTACCTCCCAGATGAAAAGAGAGGTTGTCGCGTTTCTCATTCGTACACTGAAACATCTCTTTGCGTTGTGTCGTCCATTTCACGCACCGAAAGAGGAAATGTTCTACCGTTTCCTTTGCCCGCCTACATGGGCACTCATCCGTCGGTGCTGCCCTGATCTGATATAGATAGCCGTTCAGTCGCGCCATTCCGGTTCTAAGCTGCACCAGCACGCTGGCTTCTTTCCATGATAACTGGTCGTATAGCAGGCGGGTATGTTTACCGGGCAGAGCTGAGTCGACCTTCCTCGAATGCCTG is part of the Fusarium oxysporum Fo47 chromosome VII, complete sequence genome and harbors:
- a CDS encoding uncharacterized protein (expressed protein), yielding MRPPQQPGSQGSATAAQSSVQLRAQSAASPPTPQSARQPDKRSSSQPSIPVTSSQSSSPPRAQASSQLALSRRTSTTSQISQSFQQQPNNRPSASTIAIPEASLYSHIGGNQPSIPRPIAPAGANKRPAPSSPATAFTSSSSFINQTAASITESLTAPSTKRKKTADIQCPSSQVTGSLDWNALLPTGDEFSASLKAASAALEPHIKSFEELLTSINDEHRRLAAVEQSLRLTKDEQAKDQEKAQDALKDVEKSITTENKMLRDLEDLYNKYPGDNELRTFLDKRKRTVLEHGEVYTVVKSQLDKSTAGLFKTDSKIALVTKRIGQLDAEKAEVMKEKIGIDTAAKRLMFMSRFMEPGWQARLAMVEEALGEDVMRSAF